Sequence from the Phragmites australis chromosome 6, lpPhrAust1.1, whole genome shotgun sequence genome:
CGAACGGCGCAGAATCTGCAGCAAGAACTCCGGCGATCAACCAGGAACGCAGAACAGAAGAATCTCCGTGCTCAGCAAAGGCCGTGGAATGGAGCGGACTAGCCAAACACCGGTGAGATTTGGCTTTGCGAAGTGGGGGGAGAGAAATTTATGATGATGAATCGCACATTCGCACTCGTTTCCTTTTGGCTCAGCCTGTTTTATACCTGCGGACGGGCTCGTCTCGGCGGCCAACGTCCAGTCCCGGCTTTGTTGACCCGCTTACCATCCACCAACCCTGCTCTGTTCATCTGTTGCTCTGTTACAAAACTGTTCTgaaattgaagatttttttcttttttcgataACGGAACCCATTACCATTACTTTTGATAACAGAATAGTTGAGTCTTACATACAGAAAGCATAGATCGTAAGTCTAAAAACATGACAGTAAGAAAGAGAATTTCACTACCTAAAGCCTTAGAGACTAGCACACCTAGAACCTAACAAGTATGAGATCATCACCAGACCCAGACTATCCGTATTAGAATTGGAGAATTTTTAAGGGCTAGTATGCCAAAAAGGCGTGATACACGTAGAAAAAAGAGCAAAGAACAGGACTATCCGTACTAAGGTTCTTCGTCCAAAGTGTGTATGACAATTTGGTTTGAGCATACTAATTCCATCCAATATAAAATTGACAGTTTCATAGCAACAACTCTTGATGACTTGGATGTTTGTAATCGCAGCAACAACTCCAGAAATTTCATTTTAGCGCGGTATCCTGCAGAAACAAACATGTTCAGAAATCTGGTGCCAACAGCGTGGGGGTGTGGACACATGCGGCCTTTTCTGTCGACAATATGTTCAGCCTGTACAGACTTGGCTTGACGGATCGCCAGACCGGTTCAGAGTTCCACACACGGTGCAGATTCAAAAAGCTTATGCAAACGCCTGCAATGGTCAAGCACAAGGGTTCATGCATGCTACTTTTTGGAATTTTattatttcttaaataaaaaattgcaaaaataaatgTCTATTTTGAAAATCACACATCTAGACTGTAAAAAATAAGCATGTCACCCTTCCAACATAcgacatgtttaaaaaataaaatatggtGCGTACATTGCtgtaaaaattcaaaacatcatcgaaatagtcataaaaagattttgaaaaaaatatatatagtgtagAGAATGCTatgatctagctctaaaaaaaaattagacaaaaatatgatagagTGTACAATAGAATTTGTttgtacaatgaaatttgtatttttttttatttctaattgtataagtaattgtttgagttgaaaatgTTTGGAGAGCTGATTGCAACATTCTCTACgccatatatttttagaattttttatgactattttaatagtgtttAGAATTTTGAAAGCAGTGgaacataaatttttttatctttaaataTATCAATCGTTGAAAGgataatatgtttatttttttaatcccGTCTTCTGTTGTAAGGGTGATATGTGTCTGTTTTCTTTTCAAAACTGATAGTTATTTTTATAATCTTTCcattttaagaaatataaaaataaaaaagtttgatCTTTTGGTATCTTCATGTTCATGCCCGCGTTCTTTTCATTGTACATGTCACCAGTGACAGAGCTTCACCAAAATTTTAAGGGTAAAAAACagaccaaattaaaaaaatatatattcaagTGCTAAACCATGAAACTAATATATAATGCAATTTATAGTCATTATTTCCCATACTTATTCAAAACACATATCTGAGTGAAATTAATAGATTATAATACCTAGAAGCAACTCTAAAAGACAGTACGATATATACACCAAAATTACAACTAGCTATGATCTCAGACTGATAGCCACTACAGATTAGCTCTTTGACGTTTTCCATCCTTAAAATCCTTCATTATATCTTTGTAGCTATACTTATCTACAATTTAACCATCAATCCATACAAGCAAgctattgaaaaaaataatcatttttTCATCTTATTCCATAGCTAGCAGCGCTCTTCATAGGCAGCCAGAATTACTATAGAAAAAGTTCATTTGTGCCCttctttcactgtcggtttgaaAATAACCGTCAATAATAATGTATCAATGTCAGTTCTTAAAAAAACCAGTAGTAATAGCCCATCTGTCGGTTCTTGTCATCAAACAACACTAACAATAAATACAactaatttttgaaaatttataacttttccATATGGAGTCAGATgaaaacaaactttatatgaaaattatagttctcgacgagatctttatagttgattttttttatttgaagcaatatagatgaccaaataatcattttaaaACTGTTGAAGGAAAGCCACACACTGGACAACAAAGTAAATTATCGGATCTCGTATAACACTAGTAAGTAATGATTGAAAAAAGCCACACATATGACCATAAAATTGAAAACTGCAactttaaagatttttatcgtgagtttggtaGCTCAGATTGATGAAACATCTACGCAACACCgactttcagatgtagcactataGCTCCAAAATATTTTAAGCAAATTGAAGAAGATAAATTTTGGATCAGAAACTTTAGAGGTCCCGTCGACGATATTCTAAGCCTTTTTAAGGTCAAGAAAGGTACCAGTGCAAACACCGGTATTTTTTTATGCGTGCCTCCTCATTAGCTTAGAAAGTAGATGTCAAATGTCGCTATTACTATATTCGATGAATCGACTCCCGTATAAATCACGAGGGTTTGTTCGTCGAGTACACACAAAAAATCAGTCTAAAACATATTAGATTTGGGATCGAATATTACTACTGTTTTGTAACACAAACTGGTAATGATAACTTTATTACTATCGATTCCAAAAATGGCAGTGATACTACCGAGTATCACTGCCGCTTACTTACTGCTAGTTTTGTGATACTATTTTTTAACTGACAATGATGATCTTTTTTTAGTAATGCAGAGTAAGTGAGCTCTAACCTAAACAAAATTAGGCCACATGGACTACATACCtgatgttgattttttttttttttttgcaaaaaggcttGGGGGTCCACGACCCCAGTTGGCCTGACATAAGCTCCGTTTCTACATATCACCAATAGATATTACAATAATCAAGTTATTCAATAGCATAGTTAGAACATttctaacaatatagtcaatcactaagctataatttttttatgtcacCTATAGATAACAAAATAGACAAACCTTCCAATAAACTACCTATATCATCTCGTTCTAATTTAATGTGGAGTCACATATAATATGTTATTAAAAATCTGCACACACCTTGTAATGCTATCAACTAACTACACGTTAGTAGCTGTTAACTTTTATCTCTCCTCTCATTAACTCTCATTCAcgtagataaaaatatgatgtatATATCCTTACAGCTAACTGACATGAATTGTTAGAGACGCCATAATAACACCGTCTACAAAGTTAATGTAGGCGCATATAATTAATAGACTATCTACTAATTAGTAACtaacttttctctctctttgttaATTCTCTCTTCAACATAGGCAAAAATTTAATGTGGCTTCCCTAAAGCTAGCTGACATAGATTATTAGAGACAGTCTTAGAGAGAGAGTGCCTTGGGAGGTAAGCCGGTCCAATAGCGATGGTGGACACAGGGGCAGCGAAGGAACACCGGTTGGATGATGTCGTGGCAAGGGAGGCACGACAACCACCCAACAAAGTTGAGTTAGCACAGCGGGCGCATATCTAATGGTGGTGACGCCGTTGGAGACATGAGGAGGAGGTGACGGGAGCGAACGGTACTATCGAAAGAAGAAGAACAGTGGATAGGTAGGAgggaggaagaaaaaagaacaatGGCAGTACGACCAAAATCCAGTGGCTACAAATCGTCAACCAAATGAATCGTTTTTTTTAGCCGGTTGACATATAGCACAACCCTTTTTTCAGGAAGACTACAATCCTGTTTGGTTGGCACATAACTGTAGGATCAAAGATATCGACTAGAGAAGAGTGAATATGTAGTTTCAAAATTAATTGCTATTTGATGAAATAAAACTTACGGAAAttaaactagagatcactagtGCACTATAAAGTGATTAGAACTATGTTAAAGTTTGCAATCTTAAAGTGACATGTAACAAATTATATTATAGGAAGATAAATTATATAAGGTAAATTACATAAAAGTAAATAACACAAGAGATGACAAACGAATTTTATCCTATAGTATCGGTATGCTGACCACCCCTAATCTACGTtaaggtgagttcaagcttctaacatCTCCTCTATCAAATATACAATTCTCACCACGAGAAgaggctcacaccgagcaacttgatcttaaaataaattagaacaATAAACTAttcaatacctcgattccactaaaATAACACTTTACAACTTCGGTGAGACGTGATCAAAATCTCTCACAATCATCATCGGAgctccttcacaaacttttttgaATAGCTCAATGGTGCAACTACctacctccaagccgtctaggaggtaGTAACCTCTAAGAGTAACAGCTCGATGATACTTGCTttaaggatcactagtgccacaAAGTTCAAACGCTACAAAGAAAtacactagatgctctcacgctctcaaatatgcaattactaaaccaagagagggagaagaggatgtcaagtgctcaaaaattaaaaaataagtgCTAGAGCTCACCTTGAACCAGCAAGGGGTCTAATTATAGGCTGCAACTTGAAATATGGCCATTACCAAAAAGTGACATATCTTTGCATTTGATGATCAGACCGCAGTACAATTGGAGGTCAGATCGCCACTGATCTAACAGCTAGAAAAGTGTAATGATTACTTCAAATCTCAACTGAATTTGACCTAGCGAACAGACCGCTACTGATCTTGAACAGACCGTaaacgtaaaaaaaaaaaaccaaaactcTCTATTACCTGACAGTCAAACCGTCAAACCCTACAGTCAGACCACCGACCGAAACAAAAAGTTCAAGCTCTCTGCTCACTTGGCGATCAGACCAAGATACCCCATCAGCCACTCAGAACTACTTCAAAGACATTTTTTCGGTTCTTCTCAAGTTAAATCTCCCAAAGAGAACTAGAGAGCCACACAAACATCGGCGCTTTCACTGACACTGGGGCCCGACCCCTGCTTCGCGGGCCCACGGGTCAGTAGCCACCTCAGCTCCCGACCACCAGATAAGCCGCTTGCTTATCTTCTCCAGTTCCCTCGAGGGGCACGCAGCGCCAAGCACTGAGGCATCCATGGAGGTGGTGGGCGGCGTGTCGCTGAGGCCGTCGTCGGCGCGCATCGGGCAGCTGTCGTCCGTCGACGTAGGCAGACGTTTCCTCCTTAGGGCGGCGCCGCGGaggcagccggcgaggcgcgcGCTGGTGGTGGAGGCCCGGGGAAGGAGCTGGTCGGAacggcagatgcagcagcagcgccGCGCGCCGCAGCTGCCCAAGATCGAGGACGACGGCAACCCGCgcttcgtcatcttcatccgCACCGCCAACGTCCGTGCCTAGCTAGCTCTAGCTGCCGCCAATCAATCGATTGGTTCCTGGTGTCGTCCTGCAAATTCAATCCCGCGTGATCAAGATTTGTGCTTCTTTCTGCAGGTCTACTTCTGGTACCCGCTCAACGTAGTCACCGGCGGCACGACGGCGAAGATCATGCTCGCGGCCAAGGACAACTTCCTCGGCAAGTATATCTACAAGGACACGCTCGCCAGGAACCTCGCCGCTGTCATTTACAAAGTACTAATCAACGACATCAGCAACTGTTTGCTTTACTTTACATGCTATTCAGGCGTGATTTTCTTTGACTATCTCCTTAGACATATATAAGCATCGACTTGTTCTTGCAGTAACAAAAATTGCTAGTGATAAGAAGACTAGTATTACTCTATTAGTAACTAACAACTGACTGCTTTGATGTCTGTCCATGTTGTATGTATGaaaggatgaggatgagattatAGACACAGCAAAAGCGCAGTACCGTGTGTTGAAGACCGAAAACGAGTTCCGATACGGCTACAAAGTCGTGGTAATTTTCTTGAACCTGAATTGCAGAAGCATAAGTTATTGGATAAGTTTTAGTCCTTGAAATGGACAATTGCAATTTACTTCACATTTGAGTGGGCAGGAAAATGGGAACATAAGATCTGCGCTGACGACAAGTAATGTGATCGAAGTATGTTTCTTGGATTTTCTCGAGTTCTATCAGTTTATCATAGACAATATTCTAATTCAAAACCCTATTATTAGTACTTGCCAACCATGATCTTGCTTTATTTTGAGAGATTTGACTCAATAACTATGATTGCATAGTACTAGATAGTTGCTCAAGATATGGTGCATAGAAATTGCATCTTTGATAGCCAATGCTCACATTTTCAGTAGATATATTTTGAGCATTCTGACAAGTCATTTACAGTAAAACTACTTATCTCAGCTTCCAAAGAAAGACGAGCTCAAAACTGTGGTTGACAAGGTGAAGGACTTCTTTGGCGATGTAACCGCTGGTGCCAAAGAATCCTTTGCGCAGATCACAGGGTCTGCTGTTGGCAAGGAGGCAGAGGAAGCAGAAGGGGAAGGAAAGAAGTTCGTCTCAAAGAAACGAAAGAAGCGGAAGTCAAAGCAGGGCATCAGTAAGTTTGCGCAGATCACTGTGTTTCACCAATGCAGCATAACGCTTATCTTCATCCTCTCTGCAACACTCGAACATTCGATCTGATCACGTGATTCCCGTTTACATCTTTGCAGAGACGGAGCAATAACTCTATCACTCAGTACACCAGGGGTCGATAAACAAGCGAGGCATCAGCTGTGATTTTGCCATGTCCCAGAGCTGCTCTGTAATTTCTccacctttatttttttttgcaaagagaCAATGTGTAACCTCCTTGATACTGACGAGTTTGATTTCCTCTCACTAAAATCTCACAACGTCTGTCGAAGATTTCAGCTGTAtattgatttcatttcttgaaAGTTCAAAAGTGAGAGTGGTTGTACAGCACGGATATGAGATGGTATGGTCTTGCAACTGAATTCTCTTGCTGGAAATTTCGTCTGTAAAAGCAAAGGGTTTAGAAACAAAATGTTACACCTTGGTGAACTACGCAATGTCCACTGGTAGTTGATCAAGGTGTTGCGTATCAGATTCAGAGCGCTTTATGTAGGTCAAAAGGGTAATCAAATAGCAAATTATGTCAAACCAGTAAACTTATGAATCAATGCAGAGCCACATATATGAGACTCGAAATGAAAGAACAGGTTCACCACAGAAGAAACGTCTGCGAGATTGATCTGCGTTTTCCTCATTCTATAAACCCTTGGGATACATGTGCCAAATTCACACTTAAAACATAAGTTTTCTTAAAAACCTGTTCCCTCTGCAAGGTGAGAAATTCTCATGTCCAATGGAAGCAAATTGAGCAACCCTTCCTCTATGGGGAACATTTGCAGCGCTTCGAAGGAGCTCCAACACAATTCTTACAAGTCAATGACTCGTGATAGCCTCTGTATGCGGTTCAGCAAGAAGTCCCCTTGCTTAATGGTCGACTAGTAGAAAGCATTCCTCGCATCAGGTCGGTTCGTCTCCAGGGCAACAATACTTACTGGTCTATGAAATCAACAGTCACACCAGTGAAGCTTCCCAGCTGCAATCAATCGTGACAGTTCCCTACAACAAGTGAAATGGAAAGCTTATGAATTCATCACAGTATCAGAAAAGGAATGTATGGTACATGGGAATCACATAGATCAAATTACAGTTACAGGGCAACAATACTTACTGGTCTATGAAATCAACAGTCACACCAAATGCAGCAGCCATTGCTTCCATTGTCACACTCGTGTACGACTCCAAATATTGTGAGTAGACAACAGTACGCACTTCCCTCATGTAGTAGCGGAAATGAGGCTGAAGACAACGATCTAACTTGATCTGCTCCGTCAGGCCAGCTGAAAATAATTATAGACCATATACTAATATAAGCCACACAAACTTGAACATAATTTTACAATAATGCAAGAGTGTGGTCAAGTCATTTATATATCTTCACTTACAGA
This genomic interval carries:
- the LOC133921831 gene encoding protein HHL1, chloroplastic-like codes for the protein MEVVGGVSLRPSSARIGQLSSVDVGRRFLLRAAPRRQPARRALVVEARGRSWSERQMQQQRRAPQLPKIEDDGNPRFVIFIRTANVYFWYPLNVVTGGTTAKIMLAAKDNFLGKYIYKDTLARNLAAVIYKDEDEIIDTAKAQYRVLKTENEFRYGYKVVENGNIRSALTTSNVIELPKKDELKTVVDKVKDFFGDVTAGAKESFAQITGSAVGKEAEEAEGEGKKFVSKKRKKRKSKQGIKTEQ